Proteins found in one Panicum hallii strain FIL2 chromosome 4, PHallii_v3.1, whole genome shotgun sequence genomic segment:
- the LOC112889228 gene encoding U-box domain-containing protein 70-like isoform X2, with the protein METDERAEAARRAKEAGNDAYRKSFLETAVEHYTRGALLDPSDISFLTNRAAAYLKLCKYKECVRDCDDAVRRGRELGAENKLIAKALSRKASALLELADCAGDYTPAIRALEQSLAEHYCDETLDKLGEAERKRKEVEEQERLDQEAADHDREKGNEFFKQKKYHEAAMHYTRAMKMSPKDPRAFSNRAQCHIYLGDFSQGLEDAEKCVELDPTFLKGYLRKAKVQFLMERYENALATYLEGLRCDPNNLEVVDGLRRCAACIKRANGSDFELKELKEMSGNFQSENDFRKFEKAMEQAAIFKKEASDERLMRIESERMARTMEEHLSGVHQELERLKKQHAEVMEKLEKANEHIQGQLSESRGQYERLLSEHDHLLHERNHAVREVQELRQKRGQMLSVLITSMHCEFSSSELECATENFSSSLKIGEGGFGCVYRGTLRNMAVAIKVLKPDNLQGQSQFEQEVAILSRVRHPHLVTLLGACLESSTLVYEFLPNGSLEDFLVCAEKRRSLPWQTRIRIIAEICSALTFLHKNKPHPVVHGDLKPANILLDVNLVSKLSDFGISRHLLQSSTNNTIMCLTMHPMGTLQYMDPEYFATGELTCQSDVYSFGIVVLRLLTGKPPDGIKKIVEDAVLKGDLNSIVDTSAGEWPDVYAQQLAHLALSCTEPSRKCRPDLSVVVWGVVEAMRDAATIPSASSSRSVSDENCTPSYFICPIFQDVMNDPHIAADGFTYEAEAIRSWLDGGHDTSPMTNMRLEHEELIPNRALRSAIQEWLQQQNMAL; encoded by the exons ATGGAGACGGACgagcgggcggaggcggcgcggcgcgccaAGGAGGCCGGCAACGACGCCTACCGCAAGTCGTTCCTCGAGACGGCCGTCGAGCACTACACCCGCGGCGCGCTCCTCGACCCCAGCGACATCTCCTTCCTCACCAACCGCGCCGCAGCCTACCTCAAATTGTGCAag TACAAGGAGTGCGTAAGGGACTGCGACGACGCGGTGAGGCGCGGCAGGGAGCTCGGCGCGGAGAACAAGCTGATCGCGAAGGCGCTGTCGCGGAAGGCGTCGGCGCTGCTCGAGCTCGCGGACTGCGCCGGGGACTACACGCCGGCGATCAGGGCCCTGGAGCAGTCGCTGGCCGAGCACTACTGCGACGAGACGCTCGACAAGCTTGGCGAGgcggagaggaagaggaaggaggtggaggagcaGGAGCGACTGGATCAGGAGGCCGCCGACCACGACCGCGAGAAAG GTAATGAATTCTTTAAGCAGAAGAAGTACCATGAAGCAGCAATGCATTACACTCGAGCTATGAAAATGAGCCCAAAGGATCCAAGG GCGTTTAGCAACAGAGCTCAATGCCACATCTATCTGGGAGATTTCTCTCAAGGTCTTGAGGATGCAGAGAAATGTGTCGAACTGGATCCGACTTTTCTAAAAGGCTATCTGCGTAAAGCTAAAGTTCAGTTCCTGATGGAAAGATATGAAAATGCTCTGGCAACTTACCTAGAGGGTTTGAGGTGTGACCCAAATAATCTGGAGGTTGTTGATGGCTTAAGAAG ATGTGCAGCATGCATTAAGAGGGCTAATGGGAGTGATTTTGAGCTTAAGGAATTGAAAGAGATGTCA GGAAATTTCCAATCCGAAAATGATTTCCGTAAATTTGAAAAAGCGATGGAACAAGCTGCAATATTCAAGAAAGAAGCTTCTGATGAGCGTCTGATGCGCATAGAATCTGAACGAATG GCTAGAACAATGGAGGAACATCTTTCAGGGGTACACCAAGAGTTGGAACGACTTAAAAAACAACACGCTGAGGTCATGGAGAAACTTGAGAAGGCCAATGAGCATATACAAGGTCAGCTCTCTGAATCCAGAGGACAATACGAACGGCTTCTATCAGAGCATGATCACTTGCTACACGAGAGGAATCATGCTGTCCGGGAGGTTCAAGAGTTACGTCAGAAAAGAGGCCAGATGCTTTCAGTATTGATTACATCAATGCACTGTGAATTTTCATCATCTGAACTGGAGTGTGCTACTGAAAATTTTAGTAGTTCGCTTAAAATTGGAGAAGGTGGGTTTGGATGCGTGTACAGAGGTACCCTCCGGAACATGGCAGTTGCAATAAAGGTGTTGAAACCTGATAATTTACAGGGACAATCACAGTTCGAGCAAGAG GTTGCTATCTTGAGTAGAGTGAGGCACCCTCACCTTGTAACTCTGTTAGGAGCCTGCTTGGAGTCATCTACACTTGTATATGAGTTCTTACCAAACGGAAGCCTAGAAGATTTTCTTGTTTGTGCAGAAAAGAGGCGCAGTCTACCCTGGCAGACTCGCATCCGAATTATTGCCGAGATATGTTCAGCATTGACCTTTCTGCACAAGAATAAACCACATCCAGTTGTTCATGGAGATCTGAAACCTGCCAACATCCTTCTTGATGTTAATTTAGTCAGTAAACTTAGTGACTTTGGTATCTCTCGCCACCTGTTGCAGTCAAGCACCAACAACACTATCATGTGTCTCACCATGCATCCTATGGGAACCCTTCAGTACATGGACCCAGAATATTTTGCCACTGGAGAGCTGACATGTCAATCTGATGTTTATTCTTTTGGGATAGTGGTCTTGCGCCTTTTGACAGGAAAGCCCCCTGATGGTATAAAGAAGATTGTGGAGGATGCCGTGTTGAAAGGCGACCTGAACTCAATAGTTGATACCTCAGCAGGAGAGTGGCCTGACGTGTACGCCCAGCAGTTAGCACACCTTGCTCTCAGTTGCACGGAGCCAAGTCGGAAGTGCCGTCCTGATCTTTCAGTCGTGGTGTGGGGAGTGGTTGAGGCGATGAGGGATGCTGCAACCATACCTTCAGCCTCATCTTCTAGATCAGTGTCTGATGAAAACTGCACGCCGTCATATTTCATCTGCCCTATATTTCAG GATGTCATGAACGATCCACACATCGCAGCGGATGGGTTCACCTACGAAGCCGAGGCCATCAGGAGCTGGCTCGATGGAGGCCATGACACGTCACCGATGACTAATATGCGACTGGAACACGAAGAGCTCATTCCCAATCGCGCGCTCCGTTCCGCCATCCAGGAATGGCTCCAGCAGCAGAACATGGCCTTGTAG
- the LOC112889233 gene encoding uncharacterized protein LOC112889233, giving the protein MMHAKSESDVTSLAASSPPRSPKRGGGVGGGGGGNNYYVQSPSRESHDGGYKSSSMQATPVYNSPNESPSHPSYGRHSRSSSVSRFSGNLRKGGAGAGGERKALNDKGWPECNVIEEEGPYEDLAGDSGLSRRCQIILGFLTFVLLFTVFCLIIWGAARPYEPEVIVKSLVMDDFYAGEGTDHSGVPTKLVTTNCSLHISVYNPATMFGIHVTSGPIHLIYSEISIAVGQLRRYYQPRKSHRMVTAVIHGEKVPLYGAGGSLMLSSTGGAVPLTLDFDLTSRGYVIGKLVRVTHKVHVTCPVVVDAKKTKPIRFSKKACAVYKA; this is encoded by the exons ATGATGCACGCGAAGTCGGAGTCGGACGTGACGAGCCTGGcggcgtcgtcgccgccgcggtcgccaaagcggggcggcggggtcggcggcggtggcgggggcAACAACTACTACGTGCAGAGCCCGTCGCGGGAGTCGCACGACGGCGGGTACAAGTCCTCGTCGATGCAGGCCACGCCGGTCTACAACAGCCCCAACGAGTCGCCGTCGCACCCCTCCTACGGCCGCCACTCGCGCTCCTCCTCCGTCAGCCGCTTCTCGGGGAACCTCCGCaagggcggcgccggcgctggcGGGGAGCGGAAGGCGCTCAACGACAAGGGGTGGCCCGAGTGCAACGTCATCGAGGAGGAGGGGCCCTACGAGGACCTCGCCGGCGACAGCGGCCTCTCCCGCCGCTGCCAGATCATCCTGGGCTTCCTCACCTTCGTCCTGCTCTTCACCGTCTTCTGCCTCATCATCTGGGGCGCCGCGCGGCCGTACGAGCCCGAGGTCATCGTCAAG AGCTTGGTGATGGACGACTTCTACGCCGGTGAAGGCACAGACCACAGTGGGGTTCCAACCAAATTAGTCACGACGAACTGTTCTCTGCATATATCTGTGTACAACCCTGCTACAATGTTTGGAATTCATGTCACCTCTGGCCCCATTCATCTGATCTATTCAGAGATCTCAATCGCGGTCGGCCAG CTTCGCAGGTACTACCAACCGAGGAAGAGCCACCGTATGGTGACGGCGGTCATCCACGGCGAGAAGGTACCCCTCTACGGCGCCGGCGGCAGCCTGATGCTGTCGAGCACAGGCGGGGCTGTGCCCCTGACGCTGGACTTTGACCTGACCTCCCGGGGCTACGTGATCGGCAAGCTCGTCCGGGTCACGCACAAGGTGCACGTGACGTGCCCCGTCGTCGTCGACGCCAAGAAGACCAAGCCCATCAGGTTCTCCAAGAAGGCCTGCGCCGTGTACAAGGCCTGA
- the LOC112889231 gene encoding uncharacterized protein LOC112889231, which translates to MLPRRAVIMAHTLAAALALAAMWRSRGALLACSAADLAHVPVSRRVRGGYLMTEQRLQRLRSKDNLSTSRRDATIGAPGAALPGREMAASADADAGAGLRSEFLQVLLSRRRDLQVPLSVEKGSPVRNPIYQKPPGPMEAVPMESCPRKEVENFKEKLVEENFYLVTELGEQGRVPVLLLKLNDPVPKRKPIIVFLHSSYKCKEWLRPLLEAYASRGYICVAIDSRYHGERASNETTYIDALKSAWRNGDTMPFIFDTVWDLIKLGDHLSEREDVDPCRIGITGESLGGMHAWFAAFVDTRYSVTVPIIGVQGFRWAIDNNMWQARVNSIKPLFEEARIDLGKSEIDTEVVEKVWEKIAPGLDSQFDAPYSLPLIAPRPLLLLNGAEDPRCPIAGLEETSSRAAKAYEESGSAEKFMFIAEPRIGHQMTVNMVKKASDWFDRFLK; encoded by the exons ATGCTGCCGAGGAGGGCCGTCATCATGGCGCACACGCTCGCGGCCGCGCTGGCTCTCGCGGCCATGTGGCGCTCACGTGGCGCCCTCCTCGCGTGCTCCGCCGCTGACCTCGCGCACGTGCCCGTCTCGAGGAGGGTGCGGGGCGGGTACCTGATGACAGAGCAGCGGCTGCAGCGGCTCCGCTCCAAAGACAATCTCAGTACCAGCCGCCGCGACGCCACCATCGGAGCCCCGGGCGCTGCGCTTCCAGGGAGAGAAATGGCCGCctccgccgacgccgacgccggcgcGGGGCTCAGGTCGGAGTTCCTCCAGGTCCTGCTCAGCCGCCGCCGTGACCTCCAAG TGCCTCTCTCTGTGGAGAAAGGGAGTCCAGTGAGGAACCCGATATACCAAAAACCTCCCGGGCCCATGGAG GCGGTGCCAATGGAATCGTGCCCGAGGAAAGAGGTAGAGAACTTCAAGGAAAAGCTAGTTGAAGAAAATTTCTACTTAGTTACTGAG CTAGGTGAACAAGGACGTGTACCTGTGCTGCTGCTGAAACTTAATGACCCTGTCCCTAAAAGAAAACCAATTATTGTATTCTTGCACAGCTCTTACAAATGCAAAGAATGGCTGCGTCCACTGCTTGAG GCATATGCCTCCAGGGGCTACATTTGTGTTGCTATTGACTCTCGCTATCATGGTGAACGGGCCAGCAATGAGACCACTTACATAGAT GCACTGAAATCAGCTTGGCGGAATGGGGATACAATGCCTTTTATTTTCGACACG GTGTGGGACTTGATAAAGCTTGGAGACCACCTTAGCGAGAGGGAGGATGTTGATCCCTGTAGGATTGGGATTACTGGTGAATCACTTGGAG GAATGCATGCATGGTTCGCTGCTTTTGTGGACACACGGTATAGTGTCACTGTTCCTATAATTGGTGTTCAG GGATTCCGATGGGCCATTGATAATAACATGTGGCAAGCTAGAGTGAATAGCATCAAACCTTTATTTGAAG AAGCAAGAATTGATCTAGGAAAGAGCGAAATAGATACAGAAGTTGTTGAAAAG GTTTGGGAAAAGATAGCACCGGGTCTGGACTCTCAATTTGATGCCCCCTATTCACTTCCTTTAATTGCACCACGGCCATTACTCCTTCTAAACG GTGCTGAAGATCCTCGATGCCCCATTGCTGGTTTAGAAGAAACTAGTTCAAGAGCTGCTAAGGCTTATGAAGAATCTGGTTCTGCAGAGAAGTTCATG TTCATTGCAGAGCCTAGAATTGGCCATCAAATGACAGTAAACATGGTGAAGAAAGCGAGTGATTGGTTTGATCGCTTCCTCAAGTGA
- the LOC112889228 gene encoding U-box domain-containing protein 70-like isoform X1, with protein METDERAEAARRAKEAGNDAYRKSFLETAVEHYTRGALLDPSDISFLTNRAAAYLKLCKYKECVRDCDDAVRRGRELGAENKLIAKALSRKASALLELADCAGDYTPAIRALEQSLAEHYCDETLDKLGEAERKRKEVEEQERLDQEAADHDREKGNEFFKQKKYHEAAMHYTRAMKMSPKDPRAFSNRAQCHIYLGDFSQGLEDAEKCVELDPTFLKGYLRKAKVQFLMERYENALATYLEGLRCDPNNLEVVDGLRRCAACIKRANGSDFELKELKEMSFTVAGNPWRALMSKGNFQSENDFRKFEKAMEQAAIFKKEASDERLMRIESERMARTMEEHLSGVHQELERLKKQHAEVMEKLEKANEHIQGQLSESRGQYERLLSEHDHLLHERNHAVREVQELRQKRGQMLSVLITSMHCEFSSSELECATENFSSSLKIGEGGFGCVYRGTLRNMAVAIKVLKPDNLQGQSQFEQEVAILSRVRHPHLVTLLGACLESSTLVYEFLPNGSLEDFLVCAEKRRSLPWQTRIRIIAEICSALTFLHKNKPHPVVHGDLKPANILLDVNLVSKLSDFGISRHLLQSSTNNTIMCLTMHPMGTLQYMDPEYFATGELTCQSDVYSFGIVVLRLLTGKPPDGIKKIVEDAVLKGDLNSIVDTSAGEWPDVYAQQLAHLALSCTEPSRKCRPDLSVVVWGVVEAMRDAATIPSASSSRSVSDENCTPSYFICPIFQDVMNDPHIAADGFTYEAEAIRSWLDGGHDTSPMTNMRLEHEELIPNRALRSAIQEWLQQQNMAL; from the exons ATGGAGACGGACgagcgggcggaggcggcgcggcgcgccaAGGAGGCCGGCAACGACGCCTACCGCAAGTCGTTCCTCGAGACGGCCGTCGAGCACTACACCCGCGGCGCGCTCCTCGACCCCAGCGACATCTCCTTCCTCACCAACCGCGCCGCAGCCTACCTCAAATTGTGCAag TACAAGGAGTGCGTAAGGGACTGCGACGACGCGGTGAGGCGCGGCAGGGAGCTCGGCGCGGAGAACAAGCTGATCGCGAAGGCGCTGTCGCGGAAGGCGTCGGCGCTGCTCGAGCTCGCGGACTGCGCCGGGGACTACACGCCGGCGATCAGGGCCCTGGAGCAGTCGCTGGCCGAGCACTACTGCGACGAGACGCTCGACAAGCTTGGCGAGgcggagaggaagaggaaggaggtggaggagcaGGAGCGACTGGATCAGGAGGCCGCCGACCACGACCGCGAGAAAG GTAATGAATTCTTTAAGCAGAAGAAGTACCATGAAGCAGCAATGCATTACACTCGAGCTATGAAAATGAGCCCAAAGGATCCAAGG GCGTTTAGCAACAGAGCTCAATGCCACATCTATCTGGGAGATTTCTCTCAAGGTCTTGAGGATGCAGAGAAATGTGTCGAACTGGATCCGACTTTTCTAAAAGGCTATCTGCGTAAAGCTAAAGTTCAGTTCCTGATGGAAAGATATGAAAATGCTCTGGCAACTTACCTAGAGGGTTTGAGGTGTGACCCAAATAATCTGGAGGTTGTTGATGGCTTAAGAAG ATGTGCAGCATGCATTAAGAGGGCTAATGGGAGTGATTTTGAGCTTAAGGAATTGAAAGAGATGTCA TTTACTGTGGCTGGTAATCCTTGGCGAGCCTTGATGAGCAAG GGAAATTTCCAATCCGAAAATGATTTCCGTAAATTTGAAAAAGCGATGGAACAAGCTGCAATATTCAAGAAAGAAGCTTCTGATGAGCGTCTGATGCGCATAGAATCTGAACGAATG GCTAGAACAATGGAGGAACATCTTTCAGGGGTACACCAAGAGTTGGAACGACTTAAAAAACAACACGCTGAGGTCATGGAGAAACTTGAGAAGGCCAATGAGCATATACAAGGTCAGCTCTCTGAATCCAGAGGACAATACGAACGGCTTCTATCAGAGCATGATCACTTGCTACACGAGAGGAATCATGCTGTCCGGGAGGTTCAAGAGTTACGTCAGAAAAGAGGCCAGATGCTTTCAGTATTGATTACATCAATGCACTGTGAATTTTCATCATCTGAACTGGAGTGTGCTACTGAAAATTTTAGTAGTTCGCTTAAAATTGGAGAAGGTGGGTTTGGATGCGTGTACAGAGGTACCCTCCGGAACATGGCAGTTGCAATAAAGGTGTTGAAACCTGATAATTTACAGGGACAATCACAGTTCGAGCAAGAG GTTGCTATCTTGAGTAGAGTGAGGCACCCTCACCTTGTAACTCTGTTAGGAGCCTGCTTGGAGTCATCTACACTTGTATATGAGTTCTTACCAAACGGAAGCCTAGAAGATTTTCTTGTTTGTGCAGAAAAGAGGCGCAGTCTACCCTGGCAGACTCGCATCCGAATTATTGCCGAGATATGTTCAGCATTGACCTTTCTGCACAAGAATAAACCACATCCAGTTGTTCATGGAGATCTGAAACCTGCCAACATCCTTCTTGATGTTAATTTAGTCAGTAAACTTAGTGACTTTGGTATCTCTCGCCACCTGTTGCAGTCAAGCACCAACAACACTATCATGTGTCTCACCATGCATCCTATGGGAACCCTTCAGTACATGGACCCAGAATATTTTGCCACTGGAGAGCTGACATGTCAATCTGATGTTTATTCTTTTGGGATAGTGGTCTTGCGCCTTTTGACAGGAAAGCCCCCTGATGGTATAAAGAAGATTGTGGAGGATGCCGTGTTGAAAGGCGACCTGAACTCAATAGTTGATACCTCAGCAGGAGAGTGGCCTGACGTGTACGCCCAGCAGTTAGCACACCTTGCTCTCAGTTGCACGGAGCCAAGTCGGAAGTGCCGTCCTGATCTTTCAGTCGTGGTGTGGGGAGTGGTTGAGGCGATGAGGGATGCTGCAACCATACCTTCAGCCTCATCTTCTAGATCAGTGTCTGATGAAAACTGCACGCCGTCATATTTCATCTGCCCTATATTTCAG GATGTCATGAACGATCCACACATCGCAGCGGATGGGTTCACCTACGAAGCCGAGGCCATCAGGAGCTGGCTCGATGGAGGCCATGACACGTCACCGATGACTAATATGCGACTGGAACACGAAGAGCTCATTCCCAATCGCGCGCTCCGTTCCGCCATCCAGGAATGGCTCCAGCAGCAGAACATGGCCTTGTAG